In Rhodothermales bacterium, a genomic segment contains:
- a CDS encoding VIT and VWA domain-containing protein yields MRLLPFVLLSLLSLPATAQIIVPPRPVPVTDRPVEMASLEIDGRIVDQVAEVTVRQTLFNPNERPVETEFLFPIPPDAAVQDLVLLVDGQELTGEVLPKDEARRRYEEIVRRMIDPALMEYAGYGLYRTSVFPVPARGESTVVFRYTEVAARDGDRVTFSYPFGLARQQDAVGRLRIGLTITGEAGAVYSPSHDVEIERERGRTRVRFNADDVRLERDFRLIYEPASDGPVSATLLSHWPRGAQDGYFLLLASPEVREVAEQALPKTVVFVIDRSGSMAGRKMEQAKDALSFVLDNLGDDDLFNVVAYDDRVETFEPELQRYSPETRRAALDYVDGLRPGGSTNIDGALTEALGLLGDDGRPAYVLFLTDGLPTAGEQGEGAIAANADRANGAHARIFSFGVGYDVNARLLERLAATSGGTTEYVRPEDDLEASVAALYTRLTSPVLSGLEIAFDGTRVNRAYPRALPDLFEGSQVVWAGRYTRGGDVTVRLTGRAGDDTHTMTFRADLAAEGDRARHSFIEPLWASRRVADLLEQIDLNGQNEELVDELVALSTRYGILTPYTSFLAEEEGAFAAGNVQVQRAQDDLMQLESVSGADGVGQRSMRADLAAKAQAPSSTVFYGADGGRREVSTVQTVGTRAFYQRGTLWIDAGLLETEPGDAREIEQFSDAYFELARQLPEESVVYLTFDEDVLVELDGEAFLIRAVRS; encoded by the coding sequence ATGCGCCTACTCCCGTTCGTCCTGCTCTCGCTCCTCTCGCTGCCGGCCACGGCGCAGATCATCGTCCCGCCGCGCCCCGTCCCCGTCACGGACCGGCCCGTCGAGATGGCATCCCTTGAGATCGACGGGCGGATCGTGGATCAGGTGGCCGAGGTCACGGTCCGGCAGACGCTCTTCAACCCGAACGAGCGTCCGGTCGAGACGGAGTTCCTGTTTCCGATCCCGCCGGACGCCGCGGTGCAGGACCTTGTGCTGCTCGTCGACGGGCAGGAGTTGACGGGCGAGGTGCTGCCGAAGGACGAGGCCCGGCGGCGCTACGAGGAGATCGTCCGCCGCATGATCGACCCGGCGCTGATGGAGTACGCCGGCTACGGGCTCTACCGGACGAGCGTGTTTCCGGTGCCCGCGCGCGGCGAGAGTACGGTCGTCTTCCGCTACACCGAGGTCGCGGCGCGCGACGGCGACCGCGTCACGTTCAGCTACCCGTTCGGGCTCGCCCGGCAGCAGGACGCCGTCGGCCGGCTCCGCATCGGGCTCACGATCACGGGCGAGGCCGGGGCCGTCTACAGCCCGTCGCACGACGTCGAGATCGAGCGCGAGCGCGGCCGGACGCGCGTCCGCTTCAATGCCGACGACGTGCGGTTGGAGCGCGACTTTCGCCTGATCTACGAGCCCGCGAGCGACGGCCCCGTCAGCGCGACGCTGCTCAGCCACTGGCCGCGCGGCGCGCAGGACGGCTACTTCCTCCTCCTCGCCAGCCCCGAGGTCCGCGAGGTCGCGGAGCAGGCGCTCCCAAAAACCGTCGTCTTCGTGATCGACCGCTCGGGCTCGATGGCCGGGCGCAAGATGGAGCAGGCGAAGGACGCGCTCTCGTTCGTGCTCGACAACCTCGGCGACGACGACCTCTTCAACGTCGTCGCCTACGACGACCGCGTGGAGACGTTCGAGCCGGAATTGCAACGGTATTCGCCGGAGACGCGGCGCGCCGCGCTCGACTACGTCGACGGCCTCCGCCCCGGCGGCAGCACGAACATCGACGGCGCGCTCACCGAAGCGCTCGGCCTGCTCGGCGACGACGGGCGGCCCGCCTACGTCCTCTTCCTCACCGACGGGCTCCCGACGGCCGGCGAGCAGGGCGAAGGGGCCATCGCTGCGAACGCCGACCGGGCGAACGGCGCGCACGCCCGCATCTTCTCCTTCGGCGTCGGCTACGACGTCAACGCCCGCCTGCTCGAACGGCTCGCCGCGACGAGCGGCGGCACGACGGAGTACGTCCGCCCCGAGGACGACCTCGAAGCCAGCGTCGCCGCGCTCTACACCCGGCTCACGAGCCCCGTCCTCTCCGGCCTCGAGATCGCCTTCGACGGGACGCGCGTGAACCGGGCCTACCCCCGCGCCCTCCCCGATCTGTTCGAAGGCAGCCAGGTCGTGTGGGCCGGGCGCTACACGCGCGGCGGCGACGTGACCGTCCGCCTCACCGGCCGCGCGGGCGACGACACGCACACGATGACGTTCCGCGCCGACCTCGCCGCCGAGGGCGACCGCGCACGCCACAGCTTCATCGAGCCGCTCTGGGCCTCGCGCCGCGTCGCCGACCTGCTGGAGCAGATCGACCTCAACGGGCAGAACGAGGAACTCGTCGACGAACTCGTCGCGCTCTCGACGCGCTACGGCATCCTCACGCCGTACACCTCCTTCCTCGCCGAAGAGGAAGGTGCGTTCGCCGCCGGCAACGTGCAGGTGCAGCGAGCACAGGACGACCTCATGCAGCTCGAATCCGTCAGCGGTGCCGACGGCGTCGGGCAGCGCTCGATGCGCGCCGACCTCGCCGCGAAGGCGCAGGCCCCGTCCTCAACCGTGTTCTACGGCGCCGACGGCGGACGCCGCGAGGTCTCGACGGTGCAGACCGTCGGCACGCGGGCGTTCTACCAGCGCGGCACCCTCTGGATCGACGCCGGCTTGCTGGAGACGGAGCCGGGCGACGCCCGCGAGATCGAGCAGTTCTCGGACGCGTACTTCGAGCTAGCTCGCCAACTGCCCGAAGAGTCGGTCGTGTACCTCACCTTCGACGAAGACGTGCTCGTCGAGCTGGACGGCGAGGCGTTCTTGATCCGCGCCGTGCGGAGCTGA
- a CDS encoding DinB family protein codes for MPELPRLLAALDNRRAEFLAGLESVPPEQRDRAPSQAAWSPLQIGEHLLISERGFAHITARQLEKGDDRRRFGEPSERSVEGLIQAMRTPAQFKIPKGVEAIAPTGAVPYDVLRRDWQAAGERWHEIIATFPPELETEALVMHPVGGPLTTAQTLRFLEAHIEHHLHQLGRTVRALNQAPA; via the coding sequence ATGCCCGAACTGCCCCGCCTCCTCGCCGCTCTCGACAACCGCCGCGCCGAGTTTCTCGCCGGGCTCGAATCGGTCCCTCCCGAGCAGCGCGACCGTGCGCCCTCGCAGGCGGCGTGGTCGCCGCTCCAGATCGGCGAGCACCTGCTGATCTCCGAGCGCGGATTCGCCCACATCACCGCCCGGCAGCTCGAAAAGGGGGACGACCGGCGGCGCTTCGGCGAGCCGTCAGAGCGGTCCGTGGAGGGGCTGATTCAGGCGATGCGGACGCCCGCCCAGTTCAAGATCCCCAAGGGCGTCGAGGCGATCGCCCCGACGGGTGCCGTACCGTACGACGTGCTCCGCCGCGACTGGCAGGCAGCCGGCGAGCGCTGGCACGAGATCATCGCCACGTTCCCGCCCGAGCTAGAGACGGAGGCCCTCGTTATGCACCCCGTCGGCGGGCCGCTCACGACGGCGCAGACGCTCCGCTTTCTCGAAGCGCACATCGAGCATCACCTCCACCAACTCGGCCGCACGGTGCGCGCGCTCAACCAAGCTCCCGCGTAA
- a CDS encoding YggS family pyridoxal phosphate-dependent enzyme: MPDTDVAALVSDIRRRADEARDRIAAACDRAGRDPGAVRLVAVSKTFPIEVVQAGIEAGLTDFGENRVQELEEKAGAIPGAVSGGAIRWHLIGPLQRNKAKKTLEHADLFHALDSDRLAKELDKRAADAERVFPCFVQVNVSDEDTKSGLAPADVHAFLDRLAAFEHLRIVGLMTLAEPVDTEDDLETVVRPQFRRLRTLAETYDASANPHVDLRRLSMGMSGDFEVAVEEGATDVRLGSALFGERPIG, from the coding sequence ATGCCCGACACTGACGTAGCTGCCCTGGTCTCCGACATCCGCCGCCGGGCCGATGAGGCCCGCGACCGCATCGCCGCCGCCTGCGACCGCGCCGGGCGTGACCCGGGCGCCGTCCGCCTCGTCGCCGTGAGCAAGACGTTCCCCATCGAAGTGGTGCAGGCGGGGATCGAGGCGGGGCTGACCGACTTCGGCGAGAACCGAGTGCAGGAGCTGGAAGAGAAGGCGGGCGCGATCCCCGGTGCCGTGAGCGGGGGCGCGATCCGCTGGCACCTCATCGGCCCGCTCCAGCGCAACAAGGCCAAAAAGACGCTCGAACACGCCGACCTCTTCCACGCGCTCGACAGCGACCGGCTCGCGAAAGAGCTCGACAAACGCGCCGCCGACGCCGAGCGCGTCTTCCCGTGCTTCGTCCAGGTCAACGTCTCCGACGAGGACACGAAGTCCGGCCTCGCGCCCGCCGACGTCCACGCCTTCCTCGACCGGCTCGCCGCATTCGAGCACCTCCGCATCGTCGGGCTGATGACGCTCGCCGAGCCCGTCGACACGGAGGACGATTTGGAGACCGTCGTCCGGCCGCAGTTCCGCCGGCTCCGCACGCTCGCCGAGACGTACGATGCGAGCGCGAACCCGCACGTCGACCTCCGCCGCTTGTCGATGGGGATGAGCGGGGATTTCGAGGTGGCCGTCGAGGAGGGCGCGACGGACGTGCGGCTCGGCTCGGCCCTCTTCGGGGAGCGGCCGATAGGCTGA
- a CDS encoding DivIVA domain-containing protein, with protein sequence MKLTPLDIRKHEFASKLRGYDPEEVVAFNEMVSRQWEELLDELRHARDRVRELEGKIEHYEKVESALHEALQTARSGAKRTQEHAEERARLIVEEAELRAEQILQEADQRQGRLRHDITNLTHRHDEITARLRHFLMSELEILARHEEDRPIGFMQLMPSTPAEALPTPPAGRSEPAPRATIADPAPASSLPDAAAPEDDAETTEPRGSTYGDLYARAAEAESQREPDAPEPDETESYDDGMDDEPAWTLRSIVNQSEADASDNEAESTTDSEKERIRRILEDLD encoded by the coding sequence ATGAAGCTGACGCCGCTCGACATCCGCAAGCATGAGTTCGCCTCGAAGCTCCGGGGCTACGACCCGGAGGAGGTCGTTGCTTTCAACGAGATGGTCTCCCGGCAGTGGGAGGAGCTGCTCGACGAGCTCCGCCACGCGCGCGACCGCGTGCGCGAGCTCGAAGGCAAGATCGAGCACTACGAGAAGGTGGAGAGCGCGCTGCACGAGGCGCTCCAGACCGCGCGGAGCGGCGCGAAACGGACGCAGGAGCACGCCGAGGAGCGCGCCCGCCTCATCGTCGAAGAGGCCGAGCTGAGGGCCGAGCAGATCTTGCAGGAGGCCGATCAGCGGCAGGGCCGCCTCCGCCACGACATCACCAACCTCACGCATCGGCACGACGAGATCACCGCTCGGCTGCGCCACTTCCTGATGTCAGAGCTCGAAATCCTTGCCCGGCACGAGGAGGACCGCCCGATCGGGTTCATGCAGCTCATGCCCTCCACGCCGGCCGAGGCACTGCCGACGCCACCCGCCGGCCGGAGTGAGCCCGCGCCCCGCGCTACTATCGCGGATCCGGCCCCTGCCTCCAGTCTCCCCGACGCCGCGGCGCCCGAAGACGACGCCGAAACCACCGAGCCACGCGGCTCGACGTACGGCGACCTCTACGCCCGCGCCGCCGAGGCCGAGAGCCAGCGCGAGCCCGACGCGCCCGAGCCGGACGAAACCGAGTCCTACGACGACGGGATGGACGACGAGCCGGCGTGGACGCTCCGCTCCATCGTCAACCAGTCCGAAGCCGACGCCTCCGACAACGAGGCTGAGTCGACGACGGACTCGGAGAAAGAGCGCATCCGCCGCATCCTCGAAGACCTCGACTGA
- a CDS encoding purine-nucleoside phosphorylase, translated as MDAVHYRRRVDEAAAAIREHATTEARVGIILGTGLGALADEIDADAVLSYDDIPHFPVSTVESHHGKLLLGRLDGVPVIALQGRFHLYEGYGPKEITFPVRVLAALGVDTLLISNAAGGMNPNYRRGDLMLLTDHINLQGANPLIGPNDDAWGPRFPDMSKPYDEVLRKLVEEAALERAIKLQQGVYVAVEGPNLETRAEYRFLRTIGADAVGMSTVPEVIVARHMGLRCLAISVITDECFPDALEPVSIEDVLAAAGEAEPHLTALMRAVVQGLG; from the coding sequence ATGGATGCAGTCCACTACCGCCGCCGCGTCGATGAAGCCGCCGCCGCGATCCGCGAGCACGCCACCACCGAGGCGCGCGTCGGCATCATCCTCGGCACCGGCCTCGGCGCACTCGCCGACGAGATCGACGCCGACGCGGTGCTCTCGTACGACGACATCCCGCACTTCCCCGTTTCGACGGTCGAGAGCCACCACGGCAAGCTCCTCCTCGGACGGCTCGACGGCGTCCCGGTCATCGCCCTGCAAGGCCGCTTCCACCTCTACGAGGGCTATGGACCGAAGGAGATCACCTTCCCCGTCCGCGTCCTCGCCGCGCTCGGCGTCGACACCCTCCTGATCTCGAATGCGGCCGGAGGGATGAACCCGAACTACCGGCGCGGCGACCTCATGCTGCTGACCGACCACATCAACCTGCAGGGTGCGAACCCGCTCATTGGCCCGAACGATGATGCGTGGGGACCGCGCTTCCCCGACATGAGTAAGCCCTACGACGAAGTGCTCCGCAAGCTCGTCGAGGAGGCCGCGCTCGAACGGGCGATCAAGCTCCAGCAGGGCGTTTACGTCGCCGTCGAGGGTCCGAACCTGGAGACGCGGGCCGAGTACCGCTTCCTCCGCACGATCGGCGCCGACGCTGTCGGGATGAGCACGGTGCCCGAGGTGATTGTGGCGCGACATATGGGGCTGCGCTGCCTCGCGATTTCCGTCATCACCGACGAGTGCTTCCCCGACGCGCTCGAACCCGTCTCCATCGAAGACGTGCTCGCCGCCGCCGGCGAGGCCGAGCCCCACCTCACCGCCCTGATGCGTGCCGTCGTGCAGGGCCTCGGCTGA
- a CDS encoding alkaline phosphatase D family protein has translation MLTVCLVALVWTGCREAAPGARLALMETVPPAGFVWSGALTPTSIRIVAGLWSSGPVRLVVRPDADTLATARSEPFTVADGGRVVTAHVEGLTPGVRYAYAFESGEETLREGRFRTPEDGPFSFDVAIGGCSLTGSDQPVYDVIRESEPLFFLHVGDMFYEDIAVNSAGFYRRAFGRVLRSPRQAALYRSTPIVYVWDDHDFGPNNSDRIAPGQEAARETYDALVPHYPLPGGPIYQAFSVGRVRFIVTDLRSPRDPVDFGEPGGRTTMGAEQKAWFKRQLLDANGRYPVIVWVSTVPWIAPPSPRSDTWGGFPQERREIADFLKDNGVEGLVIVAGDAHMVAMDDGTNSDYASGGGAPIPVIQAAPLDQTGSTKGGPYSEGEYPNPSVLPPHPGQWVEMAVTDDGGLEVCVEWTGYRTDAGSTDTETLVTWGRCFEASIPPPPLFRDLADSTATALDTLVLAPPPPTVTLTSGTAD, from the coding sequence GTGTTGACCGTCTGTCTCGTGGCCCTCGTGTGGACCGGGTGCCGCGAGGCGGCGCCCGGCGCCCGGCTCGCGCTGATGGAGACCGTGCCGCCCGCTGGCTTCGTCTGGTCCGGCGCCCTCACGCCGACCTCGATCCGCATCGTCGCCGGGTTGTGGTCGAGCGGGCCCGTCCGCCTCGTCGTGCGGCCCGACGCCGATACGCTGGCAACGGCGCGGTCGGAGCCGTTCACGGTCGCGGACGGTGGGCGCGTCGTCACGGCCCACGTCGAAGGGCTGACGCCGGGGGTGCGCTATGCCTACGCCTTCGAGTCGGGCGAGGAGACGTTGCGCGAGGGGAGGTTCCGCACGCCGGAGGATGGTCCGTTCTCGTTCGACGTCGCGATTGGCGGGTGCTCGCTCACTGGGTCCGATCAGCCCGTGTACGATGTCATCCGCGAGAGCGAGCCGCTGTTCTTCCTCCACGTCGGCGACATGTTCTACGAGGACATCGCGGTGAACAGCGCGGGGTTTTATCGGCGGGCGTTCGGTCGCGTCCTCCGCTCGCCCCGGCAGGCCGCGCTCTACCGCTCCACGCCGATCGTCTACGTCTGGGACGACCACGACTTCGGCCCGAACAACAGCGACCGGATCGCGCCAGGGCAGGAGGCCGCGCGCGAGACGTACGACGCGCTCGTCCCACACTACCCGCTCCCCGGCGGGCCGATCTACCAGGCGTTCTCGGTCGGCCGCGTCCGCTTCATCGTGACCGACCTCCGCTCGCCCCGCGACCCCGTGGACTTCGGCGAGCCGGGCGGGCGGACGACGATGGGCGCGGAGCAAAAGGCGTGGTTCAAGCGCCAGCTCCTCGACGCGAACGGCCGCTACCCCGTCATCGTCTGGGTCAGTACGGTCCCGTGGATCGCCCCGCCCTCGCCGAGGTCCGACACGTGGGGTGGCTTCCCGCAGGAGCGCCGCGAGATCGCCGATTTCTTGAAGGACAACGGGGTCGAAGGCCTCGTCATCGTCGCCGGCGACGCGCACATGGTAGCGATGGACGACGGTACGAACAGCGACTACGCCTCGGGCGGCGGGGCACCGATTCCGGTGATCCAGGCCGCGCCGCTCGACCAGACGGGCTCGACGAAGGGCGGGCCGTACAGCGAGGGCGAATACCCCAACCCGTCCGTGCTGCCGCCGCACCCCGGCCAGTGGGTCGAGATGGCCGTGACGGATGACGGCGGGCTGGAGGTCTGCGTCGAGTGGACGGGCTACCGGACCGACGCGGGCTCGACCGATACGGAAACGCTCGTCACGTGGGGCCGCTGCTTCGAGGCGTCGATCCCGCCGCCTCCGCTCTTCCGCGACCTCGCCGACTCGACGGCGACGGCCCTCGACACGCTCGTCCTCGCCCCGCCACCGCCGACCGTCACCCTCACATCGGGCACGGCGGACTGA